Within the Microbacterium sp. CGR2 genome, the region TCGTCATGAACGCGGCCGGGTAGTAGACGCGACCGAGCTTGCCTTCCTTGCGGATCTCGATCTTCGACGCGATCGGGTGGATCGACGACGTGGAGTTGTTGATGTAGGAGATCGAGCCGGTCGGGGGCACCGCCTGCAGGTTCTGGTTGTAGATGCCGTGCTGCTGGATGGAGGCCTTCAGAGCCGCCCAGTCCTCCTGCGTCGGGATGTGCTTGCCGGCGAAGAGCTCCTTGACCTTCTCGGTCTCGGGAACCCAGGCGCGCTCGATGTACTTGTCGAAGAACGTGCCGCTGGCGTAGGTCGAGTCCTCGAAGCCGTCGAACGTCGTCCCCCGCTCGATGGCGAGGTTGTTCGAGGCGCGCAGCGCGTGGAACAGCACCGTGTAGAAGTAGATGTTCGTGAAGTCGATGCCCTCTTCCGACCCGTAGTACACGTGCTCGCGAGCGAGGTAACCGTGCAGGTTCATCTGGCCGAGGCCGATCGCGTGGGAGCGGTCGTTGCCGTCTTCGATCGAGCGCACGGAGCGGATGTGGCTCTGGTCGCTGACGGCGGTGAGAGCGCGGATGGCCGTCTCGACCGTCTGGCCGAGGTCGTCGGCATCCATCGACAGTGCGATGTTCATCGAACCCAGGTTGCAGGAGATGTCCTTGCCGATGTTGTCGTACGACAGGTCGTCGTTGTACGTCGTCGGGGTGTTGACCTGCAGGATCTCGCTGCAGAGGTTGGACATGTTGATGCGGCCCTTGATCGGGTTGGCCTTGTTCACCGTGTCTTCGAACATGACGTACGGGTAGCCCGACTCGAACTGGATCTCTGCGACCGTCTGGAAGAACTCGCGCGCGTTGATCTTGGTCTTCTTGATGCGCGGGTTGTCGACCATCTCGCGGTACTTCTCGGTGACGGAGATGTCGCCGAACGGCACGCCGTAGACCTTCTCGACGTCGTACGGCGAGAACAGGTACATGTCTTCGTCGTTCTTCGCGAGCTCGAAGGTGATGTCGGGAACGACGACGCCGAGCGACAGCGTCTTGATGCGGATCTTCTCGTCGGCGTTCTCACGCTTCGTGTCGAGGAACCGCATGATGTCGGGGTGGTGTGCGTTGAGGTACACCGCGCCCGCACCCTGACGGGCACCCAGCTGGTTGGCGTAGCTGAAGCTGTCTTCCAGGAGCTTCATCACGGGGATGATGCCCGAGGACTGGTTCTCGATCTGCTTGATCGGCGCACCCGACTCACGGATGTTCGACAGCAGCAGGGCCACGCCGCCGCCGCGCTTGGAGAGCTGCAGCGCGGAGTTGATGCCGCGGGCGATCGACTCCATGTTGTCTTCGATGCGCA harbors:
- the nrdE gene encoding class 1b ribonucleoside-diphosphate reductase subunit alpha; this encodes MTEKVAFKVNPAYEGLDYHALNAMLNLYDANGKIQFDADKRAAREYFLQHVNQNTVFFHSLKERLDYLVEKEYYEGAVIEKYSMDFIQKLNDLAYGKKFRFETFLGAFKYYTSYTLKTFDGKRYLERFEDRVVMTALGLADGDEKLAVNLVEEIISGRFQPATPTFLNAGKAQRGELVSCFLLRIEDNMESIARGINSALQLSKRGGGVALLLSNIRESGAPIKQIENQSSGIIPVMKLLEDSFSYANQLGARQGAGAVYLNAHHPDIMRFLDTKRENADEKIRIKTLSLGVVVPDITFELAKNDEDMYLFSPYDVEKVYGVPFGDISVTEKYREMVDNPRIKKTKINAREFFQTVAEIQFESGYPYVMFEDTVNKANPIKGRINMSNLCSEILQVNTPTTYNDDLSYDNIGKDISCNLGSMNIALSMDADDLGQTVETAIRALTAVSDQSHIRSVRSIEDGNDRSHAIGLGQMNLHGYLAREHVYYGSEEGIDFTNIYFYTVLFHALRASNNLAIERGTTFDGFEDSTYASGTFFDKYIERAWVPETEKVKELFAGKHIPTQEDWAALKASIQQHGIYNQNLQAVPPTGSISYINNSTSSIHPIASKIEIRKEGKLGRVYYPAAFMTNDNLEYYQDAYEIGYEKVIDTYAAATQHVDQGLSLTLFFKDTATTRDINKAQIYAWRKGIKTIYYIRLRQMALEGTDMAECVSCML